AATGTCTTGAATGCACTGACCGCCAGCCTCAATCGCTTGTCGAGCGTCAACAATTCGGTTGGCGCCTTGGGCGAAGCCAGCAGTTTGCTGACCAGTGCGCAGATTCAGGTCGAGGAAGCCGTCGGCGAACTGAACCGCTTCCTTGATAACTTCGACGCCGACCCGGCGCGTCTGCAATATCTGGAAGAACGCCTCGATGCGATCTACACCTTGGCGCGCAAACACCGGATCCAGCCGACCGAAGTCGCGGAGATGCAGCAAAAGCTGCTGGATGAAATTGAAACGCTGAATGCCAACGACGAATCCATCGAACGGCTGGGCGAAGAGCTGGCGTCTTTCGCCCGCCATTATCAAGAGAAGGCACGCGACCTCAGCGACTTGCGCCATCAGGCCTCGGGCACTCTGGCCAGCGCCGTTGAACAGGAAATCCAGCGTCTGGGCATGCCCGGCGGGCGCTTCACCATCGAACTGCGCCCTAATAGTAGTGACGAATTGCTGCCTAACGGGCTTGAGCAAGTCGAACTGCTGGTCAGCGCCAACCCTGGGCAGCCGATGAAAGCGCTGGCGAAAGTGGCGTCGGGCGGTGAGCTATCGCGGATCAGCCTGGCGATCCAGGTCATCACCGCGCAGACATCGCGCGTGCCGACGCTGGTGTTCGACGAAGTGGACGTGGGCATCGGTGGCCCGACCGCCGAGATTGTCGGCCAGTTGCTACGCCGGCTCGGCGAGCGCGGTCAGGTGCTGACGGTCACGCACTTGCCTCAAGTGGCGGCGCAGGGTCACCAGCATCTGTTTGTGCATAAAGTGCGCGGTGCCGATGCGACACACACGGCGGTGTCGAAGCTGAGCAAGAATGATCGCGTCGAAGAAGTCGCGCGGATGCTCGGCGGGATCGATCTCACCAAAGAATCCCTGGCTCACGCGAAGAAAATGGTCATCACCGCAAAAATCTAAGCGCTGCAGGAATCTAAGAACGGTAGAAATATAAGAACGGTAGAAAGCACGAAGGCGACCCTGGGGTCGCCTTCGCTCGTTTCGCGAACATCATGTTCGCGCGACATGCTTACTTTTTCTTGCGTACGTACAGTACGAGATTGTGATCCACCATCTCGAAACCGTACTTATCGACGATCGCCTTCTGAAGACGCTCGATTTCTTCGTCGAAGAATTCGATCACTTCACTGGTTTCGACGTTGACCATATGGTCGTGATGCTTGCCGTCGTCCAGTTCGAAGACTGCGTGACCGCCGTCGAAGTTGTGTCGCACCACAAGCCCAGCTGCCTCGAACTGAGTCAGTACACGGTAAACCGTGGCCAGACCGACGTCCTCACCAGCCTCCATCAGAGCCTTGTAGACATCCTCGGCACTCATGTGGCGCTGCTCGGCAGAATCGAGCATTTGCAGAATTTTGACCCGTGGCAGGGTCACTTTGAGGCCGGCTTTGCGTAGTTCGCTATTTTCAACCATGGTCAGCTTTCTCGCGATGCTGCTTCGCAGCTTCTCTTAATGCGGGTATGATCGGCGTTTACGTTGTCCCAGCCAAGATAGTGGAAGTCGCCCACCGATGCAAAACACCAAGCTCTTGCTAACCAGTTTCACCTTCGTGGGACTGCTCGCACTCGCCGGTTGTTCATTCCCCGGGGTTTACAAAATCGACATCCAGCAGGGCAATGTCGTCACGCAGGACATGATAGACCAGTTACGCCCGGGAATGACCCGTCGGCAAGTACGGTTTATCATGGGCAACCCTCTGCTGACCGACACGTTCCATGCCGATCGCTGGGATTACCTGTATAGCCTGCAACCGGGTGGTGGAGAACGCCAACAGGAACGCGTAAGCGTTATCTTTAACCCTAACGACCAACTCGTCAGCCTGTCGGGTGATTTCATGCCTGGCGTGAGCCGCGACGAAGCCATTCTCGGCAAGGAACCCGGCACTAACGTGACCGCTCCTGCAGAAAACACCGAGAAGCCAGAACCGGAAAAACCGGTGAAACCAGGTTCGTTGCTGGATCAGATTCAGAAGGACGTCGACGGCGTAGAAACCGTTCCAGTCCCGACTCCAGAACCGCTGGACACCACGCCGCAATAATTTGCGACGCAATAAAAAACCCGGCATGTCCGGGTTTTTTATTGTCTGGCGCTCAGCGATTCACTGATTTCGCGCTTTGGCCTCGGCAGCCTTGGCCGCACGCAAGCGCCGAACTTCTTTCGGATCGGCAAGCAAAGGGCGATAAATCTCGATGCGATCACCGGCCTGAACCACCCGCGTATCAGCATCGGCGATCACCTTGCCGAAAATTCCTACCGGACAAGTCGCCAGGTCCAGCTCGGCAAACTCGGCACCGATGCCGGACGCCAGCAAAGCCGCCCGGACTGTCGAGCCCGCAGGCACGGCAGCACTGAGCAATGCCTGACGATCCACGGCGGCATACACCACCTCAATCTCGATCACCGACTCAACCATGCATTTGCTTGGCACGCTGACAAAAGGCGTCGACCAGCGTGTTGGCAGCCTGATTGAACAACGGCCCCAACGTTGCACGGACGATCGGCCCGGCGTAATCGAACGACAGGTCGAGGCTGATTTTGCAGGCCTTCTCGCCCAATGGCTTGAACACCCAAACGCCATGCAACTGATTGAACGGGCCTTCCTCGAGATTCATCTCGATCGAATGCCCGGGCACCAACGTATTACGCGTGACGAAATGCTGACTCAAGCCACCCTTGGCCACGCCCACGCTGGCGCGCATGTGCTCAGGGGAGCTTTCGAGGACTTCGGCCGCCGAGCACCACGGCAGAAATTCCGGGTAACGTGCAACGTCGTTGACCAAGTCATACAAGGCTTGCGCCGGATACGGCAGCAGGGCCGAGCGTTGAATATGTGTCGTCATGTCAGCGTCACTTCCACAGCTGGGCGGCAAACACTACGAGAATGCCGATGGGCGCCACATAGCGCATCAAAAACAGGGACAGGGCAAACAGAATCGGGCTGCGGATCGACAATTCGTCGCGTACCGCTTCCCGTCCCATCACCCAGCCTGCAAACACCACGAAACACAAACCACCGAGTGGCAACATGATCCGCGAGGTGAAGAAATCGATCACTCCAAAGAAATCCAGGCCGCCGGTCGCGCCCCATTGGTAGAGATGGAACATCCCGCCTTCGTTCACGAAAAATTTCGCTTCCTTCCAGATATTGAAGGAAAACACCGTGCCCAGCCCGACGAACCAGCAGGTGAACGCCAGCCAGAAAGTCACCCAGGCGCGGCTGATTTTGGTCCGCTCAACCAGATACGCGACCATGGGTTCGAGCAGGGAAATCGCCGAACTCCACGCTGCAATCGCTACCAGCACGAAGAACACTACGCCCATCACCTGACCGAACGCCACGTTCCCGAAGGCAAATGGCAGGCTGACGAACATCAGCCCAGGGCCTTCGCTCGGGTTCAAACCGGCGGCGAACACAATCGGAAACAATGCCAGGCCGGCAACCAGCGACACGAAGGTATCGAGGATCGCCACGCCGACCACGGTGCCCGAGATCGACGAGTTCTTCGGCATATAGGCGCCGTAGATCATGATCGAGCCGACACCGACGCTGAGCGAGAAAAACGCGTGGCCCATCGCTGGCAGCAAGCCGTCGAGGACTTTTTCCGGGTGGAAGTCGAACATGAAATGCACGCCTTCCATGAAATGCCCGGTGGTCATGCTGTAACCCAACAGCACAATGACCATCACGAACAGCAGCGGCATCATGATCCGCAGGCTGCGCTCAAGCCCGGCCACCACACCTTTGGCGATGACAATGGCGGACAGCAGCATAAAAATCGTGTGCCAAAGTGTCAGGCGCCACGGATCGGCGATCACATTGCCGAAATACGCGCCGACCTGATCCGCCGTAACGCCCTGAAAGTCGCCACGGCCCATGTCGATGATGTAATCCAGCGACCAGCCGCCGACCACACTATAGAAAGACAGGATCAGCAACGCCGTGATCATCCCGGCAAATGCGCCCCACGACCACTTGCCCGAGTGCCCGGCCTCTTGCGCCAACACTTTCAAAGCATTCGCCGGACTTTGCCGCGCGCGGCGGCCAATCAGGGTTTCGGCCAGCATGACCGGCACCCCGATCAGCGCAATGCACGCCAGAAACATCAGCACAAAGGCGCCGCCGCCATAGACGCCGACCATGTACGGGAATTTCCAGATGCTACCCAGGCCCACGGCCGAACCGGTCGCGGCGAGTATGAAGACCCAGCGGCTAGCCCAACTGCCGTGGACAGAAACCTTGTCTGTCGACATCGTTATCACGTCCAAGCGTTCAAAAAAGAGGCCGCATTGTCCGGGATTCAATCAACCTGCTCAAGCACGTAGCGATACCGTAGCCGACTCGCGTG
The window above is part of the Pseudomonas prosekii genome. Proteins encoded here:
- a CDS encoding outer membrane protein assembly factor BamE produces the protein MQNTKLLLTSFTFVGLLALAGCSFPGVYKIDIQQGNVVTQDMIDQLRPGMTRRQVRFIMGNPLLTDTFHADRWDYLYSLQPGGGERQQERVSVIFNPNDQLVSLSGDFMPGVSRDEAILGKEPGTNVTAPAENTEKPEPEKPVKPGSLLDQIQKDVDGVETVPVPTPEPLDTTPQ
- a CDS encoding RnfH family protein; translation: MVESVIEIEVVYAAVDRQALLSAAVPAGSTVRAALLASGIGAEFAELDLATCPVGIFGKVIADADTRVVQAGDRIEIYRPLLADPKEVRRLRAAKAAEAKARNQ
- the fur gene encoding ferric iron uptake transcriptional regulator → MVENSELRKAGLKVTLPRVKILQMLDSAEQRHMSAEDVYKALMEAGEDVGLATVYRVLTQFEAAGLVVRHNFDGGHAVFELDDGKHHDHMVNVETSEVIEFFDEEIERLQKAIVDKYGFEMVDHNLVLYVRKKK
- the recN gene encoding DNA repair protein RecN translates to MLVHLSVHNYAIVEHLDLELDRGMSVITGETGAGKSIMLDALGLTLGDRADSGVVRPGADKADILATFDLIDIPEASAWLAERDLESDGPCILRRVITAEGRSRGYINGTPCPLGDLKALGELVIDIHSQHEHQSLLKTDTHRRLLDEYAGATDLARQVQLAAQRWRQTRQELDRLSNSGDEQRARHQLLSYQLEELENLGLGENELEQLEQEHKNLTNAETLLGICRQVVEQCSESDSGNVLNALTASLNRLSSVNNSVGALGEASSLLTSAQIQVEEAVGELNRFLDNFDADPARLQYLEERLDAIYTLARKHRIQPTEVAEMQQKLLDEIETLNANDESIERLGEELASFARHYQEKARDLSDLRHQASGTLASAVEQEIQRLGMPGGRFTIELRPNSSDELLPNGLEQVELLVSANPGQPMKALAKVASGGELSRISLAIQVITAQTSRVPTLVFDEVDVGIGGPTAEIVGQLLRRLGERGQVLTVTHLPQVAAQGHQHLFVHKVRGADATHTAVSKLSKNDRVEEVARMLGGIDLTKESLAHAKKMVITAKI
- a CDS encoding type II toxin-antitoxin system RatA family toxin → MTTHIQRSALLPYPAQALYDLVNDVARYPEFLPWCSAAEVLESSPEHMRASVGVAKGGLSQHFVTRNTLVPGHSIEMNLEEGPFNQLHGVWVFKPLGEKACKISLDLSFDYAGPIVRATLGPLFNQAANTLVDAFCQRAKQMHG
- a CDS encoding sodium-dependent transporter, whose amino-acid sequence is MSTDKVSVHGSWASRWVFILAATGSAVGLGSIWKFPYMVGVYGGGAFVLMFLACIALIGVPVMLAETLIGRRARQSPANALKVLAQEAGHSGKWSWGAFAGMITALLILSFYSVVGGWSLDYIIDMGRGDFQGVTADQVGAYFGNVIADPWRLTLWHTIFMLLSAIVIAKGVVAGLERSLRIMMPLLFVMVIVLLGYSMTTGHFMEGVHFMFDFHPEKVLDGLLPAMGHAFFSLSVGVGSIMIYGAYMPKNSSISGTVVGVAILDTFVSLVAGLALFPIVFAAGLNPSEGPGLMFVSLPFAFGNVAFGQVMGVVFFVLVAIAAWSSAISLLEPMVAYLVERTKISRAWVTFWLAFTCWFVGLGTVFSFNIWKEAKFFVNEGGMFHLYQWGATGGLDFFGVIDFFTSRIMLPLGGLCFVVFAGWVMGREAVRDELSIRSPILFALSLFLMRYVAPIGILVVFAAQLWK